A window of Pirellulales bacterium genomic DNA:
GCGCCGCTGGTGTCGGCCATCGGCGTGTCGTTCATCTTCCAAAACATCGGCCTTTTGTGGAAAGGCCCGGCCGATTTAAGCGTACCCAATCTCATTTCGCAGCGGAATTTACTGGGCGATTCGGCAATCACGTTCACGCCGTCCGATGCCGTACTGTTGGTGGTCGTGGCCGCAATTATGGCAGCCTTGACCGTACTGGTGAAATTCACACGGCTGGGTAAATCTATGCGCGCCGTATCGCAGGACCCGGTTGCCGCGCAGTTGATGGGCATTCACGTGGAGCGGGTGATTGGCGGCACGTTTCTCATCGGCGGCGCTCTGGCCGGCTTTGCTGCGGTCATCTATGCCATGTACATCGGCACCATCGGTTTTCAAATCGGCTACGTCAATGGCTTGTATGCATTCACTGCCGCCGTCTTGGGCGGCATCGGCAACATTCCCGGCGCGGTGCTCGGCGGCTTGGTGCTCGGCATGGTCCGATCGTTGGGCTCAGCGTATGTTGAAGAACGGTGGACTGCGGCCATCATCTTCGGCATCTTAATCGTGATTTTAATTTTCCGTCCTTCCGGATTGCTCGGCGAGCGAACTCGCGAGAAAGTCTAACCTCCACCAAAACATTGCAGCCTCGGCCAGAAAAATGGCTCTAACCCAAAAACAACCGGCGCGCTCATTCTGGCGATGGAATCTGTTCCCGCTGGCCCTGTTGGCGCTCTTTCCGGTTGCCTGTTCGCTGGCTCGTTCGATTTTCCCCAATTGGCTGGGCCCGACTTTCGGCAACTCACTGGGCGATCAACTTTCCACCCTGTTCATCTTTGCCATTCTGGCCCTGGGCTTGAACGTGGCCGTCGGTTACACAGGCTTGCTGCAATTGGGTATCGCCGCGTTCTTCGGCATTGGCGTGTACATCACGGGCATTTTGCGCGTACCTTCTTATCCGTTTCAGGTGCCGTTTACCTTGGCGCTAGTGCTGTCGGCCGTGGGAGCCGGATTATGCGGTTTAATTTTGGGCGCGCCCACCTTGCGGCTACGGGGCGATTATCTGGCCCTGGTCACGCTCGGCTTCGGCGAAGTCGTAAAAGTCACGCTTCGCAACTTGGAAGAAATCACCGCCGGCACCAAGGGGCTGAATCCCATTCCGCCGCCGCACATGCCGCAATGGCTGGCTACAGGCGTGGGCTGGCTGGGCATCGAAAACAGTTGGGAAACCGACTATCGCCTGTTCTACTTTTTAACCCTGGCCATCCTGGCGCTGATGATTGTCCTGCTGACGAACCTGGAACACTCACGATTAGGGCGCTCCTGGATTGCCATCCGCGAAGACGAGCTCGCCGCCGCCTGCATGGGCATCAATGCTCCCCGCGCCAAACTTGCCTCCTTCGCCGTCAGCGCAAGCCTGGCCGGCTTAGCGGGCTGCCTGTACGCCACCAAGCTCACCACGACGGCCGATCCTAACTCGTACGATTTCAATCGATCCATCATCATGCTTTGCTGTGTAATTCTTGGCGGCCTTGGAAGCGTGCGCGGCGTATTGTTGGGAGTATTTTTGCTGCTGGGGTTTGACAACATCCTTTCGCCCCAAATTAACTCCTGCTTGCAGTCGTGGATGCAGGGGACGAGTGGCGGGAAATTATCGCCCCTGGCAGAACGATTGTTGTCGTTCAGCAATTGGCGGTTGATGATTTTCGGATTTGCCCTGGTCGCGATGATGCGATTCCGGCCCGAAGGCTTGTGGCCTTCGGTCCGCGTTCAGCGGGAACTGCACAACCAATGACACGGGCTCATTGATCGGCCAATGAACATTAAATGACCAATTCCCAACCGCTGCTCAACATCCGCAATTTGACCATGCGTTTTGGTGGTCTCACGGCCGTCAGCAAGGTTGATTTGCAGATCGAGCCGGGGAAAGTTTTCTCTGTCATCGGTCCCAACGGAGCCGGAAAAACCACCGTCTTCAACGCCATCACCGGCATTTATCAACCAACTGCCGGAACTATTCTGTTCGACGGTCGCCGCCTGCAACGCCCGGTGAATTGGCGTTTATTCGTTGCCTGTGCCCTGGTGGGCATGATCACGGCTTTGGCCGCCGTCGCCGTGAGTGCGAACATCGATGACCTGTGGCACGCCACGATCAAACGCAATTACGATTTTGCCTCGAAACAATTTCATGTTACCAAAGCCTGGAGCGATCTGTGGAGCTACTTAGATGGCGCACTGGCTGTCGAGCCGCAGCCACGCGGCCGCTGGGCCGTGGTCACGACCAATGGCGAACCATTGTTGGGCGCCACCGCCAATCAATCCGGTCGCGCCGCCGCGGAACAACAATGCCAACAACTTCAACAGTTGGTCGCCTGTGGCAAGCCGATTGAGCCTGCGATGCACGGCGATCGCTGGGCCATTATGTCCGCAGCCGGCGATCAGGTTCTAGCAGATTATGCTTCGCCCACCACCGCTTCTCGCATCGCCGCTGCCATCTACGCTGTCCGCGACGAACAGGCCGATCGGCACCGCACCGAATGGGTTACATTCATTGTCGGCCTGTTTTTGGGGATCGCGGGCACGTGTGTCGTCTGGAGCCGGGCTCGTCGCACGCCCGATGTCATCGCTCTGGCCGGCATCGCCCGCACGTTTCAAAACATCCGTTTATTCTCCAATATGACCGTGCTGGAAAACGTTATGATCGGGCTTGATCGCAGCCAATCACGGAACCCTTTTCGAATGATGCTCCGTACGCCCGGCATTCGCCGCGAAGAAGCAGCCCTGCGTCAAACAGCCCGCGGCGCCTTAAAGTTTGTCGAACTCGACGCTAAATCGAACACGCTGGCCAATTCGCTGGCCTACGGCGATCAGCGGCGGCTCGAAATCGCGCGCGCTTTGGCAACCCAGCCGAAACTGCTGCTGCTGGACGAGCCGGCGGCAGGGATGAACCCGGCCGAAACGAGCGAGCTGATGCAACTCATCCGCCGTATCCGCGCCGCCGGCATTACCGTCCTGTTGATCGAACATCACATGAATGTGGTGATGGGGATTTCAGACCGCATCGCCGTCTTGAACTACGGCCAAAAAATCGCCGAAGGCCCCCCTGAAGTTGTCCGCAATAATCCCCAAGTCGTCGAGGCCTACCTCGGCAAGGAACACGAATAAATTTGTACTCATCCGCCGCCGCCGGCGACTCAGCAAAAATCGATTCACTCGCCACATGACCGCACTCCTCTCCATCAATAACGCCGATGCCGGTTACGGATCGATCGAGGTCCTCAAAAATGTTTCGCTCGAAGTGCGCGCCGGAGAAATTGTTACTATCATCGGCGCTAATGGAGCCGGCAAAACAACCACGCTAATGTGCATTTCTGGCGTCAACCGCTTGCGGTCTGGCAATGTTGTATTTCAAGGGCGGGAAATCCATCACTTGCCGCCGCATGAAATCGTGCGTTTAGGTTTATGCCAATCGCCCGAGGGACGAAAAATCTTTCCACGATTAACGGTGTTGGAAAATTTAGAACTGGGGGCCATCGCTCGGCACGATCATGCCGACATCCGCCGAGATTTGGATCGAGTTTATGGACTGTTCCCCATCCTACGGGAACGCGCCAAGCAGGCCGGCGGCACACTTTCCGGCGGCGAGCAGCAAATGCTGGCCGTCGCCCGGGCGCTCATGGGCCGCCCTAAATTGCTGCTCCTGGACGAACCCTCGCTGGGTTTGGCTCCCCTGATCGTGGCGAAAATTTTTGAAGTCATCCGCCAACTCAATCAGGAAGGAATCGCCGTGCTGCTTGTAGAGCAAAATGCCCGAATGGCATTAAAATTGGCCCATCGCGGCTACGTACTGGAGACGGGCCGCATCACCACCAGCGCCCCGGCGGCAGAATTGCTCAACGATCAACGAGTGAAAGACGCATACCTGGGCGAATGAATTGCCAACAGTGGGTCCGGTTGTCTACGGTTGTTTGGTCGTGTCAGATTTCTATTTCCGGCACAGCAATATTCTGCCTTCTGCTTTCCGCCTTTTGCCTTCTACCTTCCCTTAATGCTTCATCCACGGATGGTTATACAGTAAGTACATCAGGCCAAAAACAACTACCGGTACTAATGCAAAGAAAATTATCATCCGCGCGGTTCGCCATTTGGTTTTCCAGACCACTGGCGGCCGCAAGCGTTCGTGCCGGCCGGTTAGGGGCACGTTGTCCGGCGCGTCTAAATCGGCTTTCATTTCCGCCGCCGAAGCGTAACGCTTGTCCGGATCTTGCTCCATCGCGTGCAGAATGATTTCTTCCAAGTGCGGCGAAAGCTCCTTGTTCCGTTTGCGCGGAGCGATTGGGTCGCCCCCCAGCCGCGCGTTCATAATCAAGTATGGGTTCGCGCCGTCAAACGGCGGGCTGCCGGTCACCATTTCGTACAACATCGCGCCTAAAGCGTAAATGTCGGTGCGGGCGTCGCCGCGCTTCCCTTTGACCTGCTCCGGCGCCATGTAATCGGGCGTGCCCATCGATGGGGAAAATCCAGCGAACGTCAATCGCCGCAACCCTTCGGCCTTGGCGATGCCAAAATCCATAATCCGCAGGCCGCCTCCCTTCAGCAGCATAATATTTTCCGGCTTCAAGTCCCGGTGTACGATGCCTTTGTCGTGCATGTAAGCCAGCGCGTCGCAAATTTGGCTGGTAATTTTTAAGGCATCGGCCACAGGCATCACGCCGTAACTGCGCATGACTTGCCGCAGTGTTTTTCCTTCCAGCAATTCCATGGCGATGTACGGCCGGCTTTTTTTCCCGTCCACGGGAATCATGCGCAAGATATTCGGGTGCTGCAGCATCTTGCCGATTTCTTCTTCTCGCTGGAACCGTGAGAAGAAGGCCGGATCGCTTTCGAACTGCATGAACGGCACTTTCACGGCCACAATTTCGCCAGTTTGGCGGTCGAGCGCTTTGAAAATCGAAGCCATGCCGCTGCGGCTGATCACGCTTTGCAGCTCGAAGCGGTCGTCCAGCACTTGGCCGAGTTCGGTTTCTGTCATGGCTGGAGGAGGCTCATCATAAACCGGCAATCCGCGGTAGTAACGCACCTGAGTTACACTGTCGATCACCGCCACTTGCACTGATAAATTGTCGCTGGTTTTGCGCCGCTCGGCCAGCTCGATCAATTGCTTGCACGCTTCTTCCGGCGTGGCGTGCGTGACAATTTCCAAAATTTCATCGTCGGTGATGCAGGCGTACAATCCATCGGAGCATTGCACCAAATAATCGCCGCGGTTCACCGTGCGGGTGTAAAAATCAACTTGAACTGTCGGCTCCTTGCCGATGCTGCGGGTCAGCACGCAGCGCATTTCGCTCGTGGCCGCCTCCAACGGCGAGAGTAATCCCATTTTGACTTGCGAGGCCGCATAATTGTGGTCGGCGGTCACCTGCTCGATGCGACCATTTTGAATCAGGTATACACGGCAATCGCCAACGTGACCTATCGTCAGTTCGTCATGACGAAATATCGAAACGGTCAGCGTCGTGGCCATGCGACCCACGCCGCGGTTCGTCATGCCCCGGTCGTACACCGCCACATTGGCGGCCGTGATCATTTTCCACAGAACTTGCCTGGCAGGAGTCTCCGGCTTGACTTCCAAAAACCGTCGCAACGCCACTTCCACGGCCAATTGGCTGGCCTGCTCCCCATCGCCGTGGCCACCGACGCCATCGGCCAGGGCCAACACCGTTCCCCGAGTTATACGGTCTTCTTCATTTTCGGGCTCCCAATGCCCCACCCAGTCTTCGTTGTTTGGGCGTGGGCCCATCGACGACTGTTGGGCGAACGTCAACTTCATCTGCTAAATGACTCCGCTGTAAACGGCTGATCGGTGGACTGGATTAGAACCACCGCCTATTTTTTCGCTGTTGTTTGCCCGGCCCACTATATCAAAAGTTATTCACAATACAGGACGGGTAAAAAAGACGCCTGCAGGACGACCTGTTCGGCGCAAACGCCCCACTTCATGGCAATACTTGCCTGATTCGTTAGCATATTTTTTATGCACGAGCTGTCCGACGCACGCCAGATAATATCGTCTAAAACATTATGAATCAAACACTTATAAAAACAACGAAGGCGATAAAGATTTTCTAAACTCTGCTGGTACGTTACTTGCAAAATAAACGCCGCATTAAGAAACAGGGCACAGGCGGAGGCGGATTGTCCATGGCCAGCGCGACTACGCGCGAGAAGGGACTTCTCCAAGAGATCAACGCGTGCATATCGGACGGGAAAAATTCGTACGGCCCCCCGGGCTGACAGATTGTTCCCGCTGGTGTTTCGTTCTCTTTCCTTCTCGATGCCCAAACCGCGCTCGGTCTGTGAGGCGGTCGGACGATGTGTTTGCTAACGTGTTTTTAGGCGAGGTGTTGTTTCGTAGCCGCAGTCCCTGTTTCGACTCCTTCCAGGCGTTTGTTCCCATCCTTCTGGCAAATTGAACGAGGTGTTGCATGTCTGCTGATCCTTCCTCTGGCCCGGTAATGAAAAAGACGCTCGGTCTCACCGGGCTAACGATGAACGCCATGGCGCTCATCGCCCCAGGCGCGTTTTTGTGGTTGACGTTGGTAGAACAGTCCCAATATGGGGCTCCCACGGCCGGGTGCGCAATTTGGTTTGGCATTTTCGCAGCCGTTTTGCTGTGTTATGCCACTGCCATTTCTTATGCCGAATTGTCCAAGCTTTATCCCGGAGCGGGTTCATCATATTTTTTTGCCGAACAAGCATTTCTCTCGAAAACCCATGCCTATAAATTCGCACGACTTGCCAAATTCGTCATCGGCTGGGCAAGCCACTTATATTACTGGGTTTATCCAGGGCTGATGGTAGGGGTTACCGGTATTTTCATCGGTTACATCGCGGGTACGCTGATGCCCGACACGTTCAGCAATGCCGTCGGCAGCCCAACATTGATGATTGGTTTCTGCGTCTTTTTCTCAGCCTTTGTTTCCTACATTGCCTATCGCGGAGTCGTTGGTTCCACGGGAGTCAATATCGCAGTCAACGTCATTCAAATCACGGCGCTGTTGATTTTCTCAGTCATTGCCATTGGTTACCGATTGAATCATGGGGAAGGCTCCGTCGGTTGGACTTTAGATCCCGATGGTTACCCCATCAATTACAACATTGCCAATGATAAAGATGGCAAACCGATTAAGGATGATAAAACCGGGCACTATCAACCGGATGTGGTCAAGGACGACAAGGGCAACCCGGTCATGGACAAAGACGGCAAACCGCAGATTTCGTACTTGACTCTCAACTACGCAGGACAAGGTTTCCAACAGTTACCATCGGACCCGAACGATCCCAAAAGTGAAAAGCAAGATACGTTCCAATTTCACGAATCTGCCGTGTCGGTAATCGCGCCTCATCTAAGCGGCGAGCATGGCAATCCTACATTTTTGGTCGTACAAGCCTGCATCGCAATTCTCATCCTAGTGGGCTTTGAATCGGTCACTTCGTTGGGCGAAGAAGCCAAGGATGCCAAGCGCGATATTCCCCGCGCGGTGTTGTTGGCGTTGTTCGTTCAAGGCGTAATTTGTTACTTATTCGAATACTTTGCCGCGGGCTACTTCCTCAATCCGGCTTACCCGATTACAACTGCCGCAGGTTCAAGCGCCCCCTTAGCAGATATGATGTTGTTGGCCGGAACTTGGTTCTTTGGCAGCGCCAGTGCTGCAAAAACCTTCATGTTGGTCGAAGCGGTCACCGTGTTCCTGGCTTTGATTGGCACAACTCTGTCGTGCATGAATACCGGCGCGCGAGTGACTTATGCCATGGGTCGCGATGACGAAGTTCCTTCCCATTTCGGCATGTTGCACGGGAAAAATCTGACGCCACATCGGGCCATCTGGACGCTCTGTTTTGTTTCAATGTTCTTTGGGATTATTACCGTTCTGTGGTATTTATGCGGACCTGGGGCCACCGCAGGGCTCGATACCGCTCTGTCGGACACCCAGAAGGCCAGCATCTGGTATCCAGCCTTTTTGGTGCATTCGTTCGCAGCAGCGCAGAATATTCCGAACAGCTTCCTGATCGTCACTTTGGTAAGCAACTTCGGAACATTCATGCTCTATGGCCTCACCTGCTTTATCGCCATTGTGGCCTTTAGAGAGCATCACACTTTCAGCGGAATTAAACACATGTTTATTCCGCTGTTTGGCATATTCGCTAATTTGGCGTGCATGGTGTGTTACCTCGTAGGGCCATTCTTTATCGCGGGAATGAGCAAGCTGGAGCCTTTTATCGCCTTGGGGGTCGCTGGAGTCTGGGGCGTTTATGGCGTCTTCTACTTCGTCACTTCCGGCAAGAAGAAAGGCAAAACATCGTTTGTCAGTTCCGCCGATGCAGCTTCTCGCAAGGTTTCCCCTGCCTAACTGATTGTCTGATGTTACGTTTCGGTGGTTTAACCTAAACTTGAGGTGCCACGGGTAGCAATTGCCCGTGGCACCTTTTATGTTTTTATAGAGGCAGTTTCCACCGTACACGTTCTTCCCGGTGGAAGATGCTTAGTTCCCCAAGCGACCGTGCCAAAGGCGAACCTGCCGTGGTGGAAGTACAATTGCAAAGAGGAACAAATTATCTCGCGGAAGTGCTGTTTCAAACCGATTGAGGGAGCTTGCATGTTTCAAAGGCGGACCGTTCCTTTATGCGCCGGGTTGTGTCTAGCTTGGGCGCTCATCAATTCACCTGCTGCGCTTGCGCAAGATTCCAAATCGCCCATGCCCAGCGCCGCCGCTTCATCGTTTTCGCCGTTCGTCGTTTGGGCGCTCATGGCAGGTTGCCTGACATTGCTCGTGCCCGGGGGCCTCGCGCTGGTTGCCGGCGGCTTGGGACGACCGAAGAATTCCGCGCATCTGTTCGCCGTGAATTTGATGATTGTGCCGTTGGCCGGCTGTGCGATTTTTTTGTATGGCTTTGCCCTGGGATGGGGAAACCTAGCGGGCGGACTCGCTCCGCCCGGCTGGTCTGCGGGGTTGGACAGCGACATGAATCTGCTCAACCACGGCGTAGGCATCGGTTCCGATCCTAACGCCCCCGACATATCAACCAACGGCCTACTAGGCACGAAAGGTTTTGGACTCGCCGGATTGAACTCGCCCGCCGTATTAGCATTTTTCTTTTTGATGGCCGCACTTCTGATTGTCGCCGCCGCGATTCCCACCGGCGCCATGGCCGAACGCTGGGCTTGGCGAAATTTCGTTTTGTATAGTTTTTGGGTGATCGTGCCGCTGGCGCTATTTGCCAACTGGATGTGGGGTGGCGGCTGGCTGGCCCAAATGGGAAAAAATTGGAATTTGGGGCACGGCGCCGTCGATTTCGCCGGTTCTGGAGTGATTCACGCCATGGGAGCTGTCATCGGCTTGGCTGGCACCATTTGCATGGGTCCGCGGCTGGGAAAATTTGTGAATCGCCGGCCACGCGCCATGCCCGGGCACAGCATTCCTTTCGTCATTATCGGCACGCTCATTTTGCTGTTCGCCTGGTTTGGAATGACAGCGGGCGCCACGCTGGCGGGAACCGATTTGTCGCTCAGCTCGGTCTTCGTGAACACTGCGCTGGGTGGTTTTGGCGGCGCGGTAGGCGCCATGTTTTATCTGATGTTTACTGTGAAAAAGCCCGATCCTACGCTCATGTGCAACGGCTTGGTCTCCGGATTGGTGGCGATCAGTGCAGCCTGTGCCTTTGTCGAACCGTGGGCGGCGCTGGCCATTGGCGCTATCGGCGGTGTGTTGGTCATTATTAGCGTGCTGTTTTGGGATAAGGTCGGCATCGACGATCCCGTCGGTGCAATCTCCATGCATGGCGTGGCCGGCCTGTGGGGCGTCATTGCCGTCGGTTTGTTTGCCACTGGAAAATTCGGCGCCGGCTGGAACGGCGTGGCCCGCGATGATTACGCCAAGCTACCCGGCGGCGTCGATGGTGTCCGCGGGCTGTTTTACGGCGACGGAGGCCAACTTGTGGCGCAGCTTTTAGAAGCCGGCGTGCTGCTTGTCTTTGGCTTCATCGCCGCGTATGGATTATTTAAACTCAGCGCGCTGGTCACGCCGCTGCGTGTCAGCCGCGATGCGGAACTCCAGGGACTCGACGGCAGCGAAATGGGCACCCTAGCATACCCCGATTTCGCGCTCAAAAGCGGAATTTTAGATGCCTGATGTCCACAACCAACCCTGACTCACCGGCCTCCTCCCACACTGCGGCTCTGCAGAAAGCCCCGTTTTCTTGGAAGCGTTATGCGGCCACGGCGGCGGTCATTGCCAGTTGCGGCCTGCTGGGCTGGCTCAGTTACAACGTCGGATTGACGACAACCAACATCGCCATGATTTTCCTGGCGGCGGTGGCGGTCGTAGCGGCACGCTTTGGACGCGGGCCCGCCATTGCCGCGGCGGTTCTCGGAGTATTGGTTTTCGATTATTTCTTCGTCGTGCCGCTTTTTACTTTTGCCCGCAGCGACACACAGTACATCGTCACGTTGGGAGTGATGTTGGGCATCGGCATTTTGATTAGCGAGCTTACGGCCCGGCTGCAAGCGCAATTGCGGACCTCGCAACAGCACGAACGCCAAATGGAGGAACTGTTTCTTGCTTCTCAGCAACAGGAGCGCCGCACCGCGCAACTCTATCGTATGACACGCCAATTAAGCGAGCTGGCCGGGACGGAGTACTTAATTCCCCGGGCTGGCCGCCAATTGATCGAGGCATTTGCTGGCGAAGTCGTGTTATCTTTGTCCAAGGCTGACGGCGAATTACAAATTCAATTTGGCGCCGAAACCGCTCTGGCCGGCAATGCGGCTGACATCTCCGCCGCGCAATGGGTGGCGGAAAACCGCTGCACCGCAGGGCTGGGGACCGATCTGCTTCCCAACGCCATGGCCATTTGGATACCCTTAATCGGTTCCCAGCGCCTGATGGGTGTGATGGGAGTTCGGCCCGGCGACGTTCGTCGGTTGTTCGATGTTGAAGAGCGCCGCATGTTGGAAACCTGCGCCAGCCTGATCGCCTTGGCCATTGAGCGCGATCAATCTCGCCTGGAAGTTCAACAGGCTCAATTGCGTGTCCAGGCGGAGGAGTTTCGCAATGCGCTGCTCAGTTCGGTCTCGCACGATTTGCGCACGCCGTTGGCGATGATTGCCGTCACCGCCGCCAGCTTGCTGGACAATTCGACCGACCCTAATTCCGCTGGCAGCCGCGAAATGCTGCAAACCATGGTCGATGAATCGCATCGCTTGTCGCGACAGGTCGATAATCTGTTGGAAATGGCCCGCCTGAATTCAGGTACACTCGTGCTCAATTGCGAGTGGCAAGTGCTGGAAGAACTGGTGGGGGTGGTCCTGGCCCGCATGCGCGGAGAACTTCAGAAGCATACCGTACAGGTGAATATTGCCCGTGATTTCCCCCTGCTTTGGGTCGCTGCCGAACTCATCGAGCAAGTTCTCGTCAATTTGCTGGAAAATGCTGCACGCTACACGCCGCCAGGCACACGCATCGAAATCACTGCCCATCGCCAAGGCGATGTCGCCGAAATCTGCGTGGCAGACAACGGGCCAGGCCTGTCACCCGGTAGTGAAACCAAAATATTCAATAAATTTTATCGCGGCTCGCGAATTGTGGCTGACGGCCAGCGCGGCATCGGCTTAGGCTTACCCATCTGCCAAGGTATCGTGCATGCCCACTCGGGGAAAATCCGCACCGCCAATCGGACGGCCGGCGGCGCCGAATTTATTATTACGCTGCCCTGCCCACCGCGGAGCCCGCAAGCTAATCTAATGGTAGAGGAATCACTCGCCTGAACGCGCTCAAATCAAACTTTTCAACACTCGCGAATTCCATGTCCGCCAGCATTTCCTCGCCGCCGCTGGTCCTGTTGGTGGAAGACGAAGCGCCCATGCGGAAATTTCTACGGGCGTTTCTGTCCGGCGCCGGTTATCGCATTGAGGAAGCCAGTGCGGGCGAGCAAGCGCTGTCAGTGGCTGCGCAAAATCCGCCCGACGTCGTGATATTGGATCTCGGTCTCCCAGACATGGATGGCCAGGAAGTGCTTCGCAAACTGCGCGATTGGCTCAAATCCCCGATTATCGTCCTGTCGGTCCGCAATCAGGATGCGCAAAAAATCATGGCATTGGACCACGGCGCTGACGATTACCTGCAAAAGCCGTTCAGTACCGGCGAATTGCTCGCCCGCATTCGCGTGGCCTTGCGTCATAACGCCTACGTACAAAACGGCAACGAGACGCCAATCTTCGAATCGGGTGATTTGAAGGTTGATCTGTCCGCCCGCCGCGTTGTTCTCAGCGGCGCTGAAGTGCATCTCACGCGCATGGAATACAATCTGCTCACCACGCTGGTGCGTCACGCCGGAAAAGTGCTGACGCATCAATTTCTGCTGGCGGAAGTCTGGGGGCCATCGCAGGCTGAAAACACGCAACATTTGCGCGTGTTCATGGCCAGTTTGCGTCGCAAGATCGAAGCCGATCCTGCCCAACCGCATTACTTGCTTACGGAGCAAGGCGTCGGATACCGGCTGGCGAGCGAATGAGTCAGGCCGATTGGCCGCCAGCGAAGGAACTTGAGATAGACGATCCTAAATCGTTGCGGTGAAATATCTAAGTTATCTTTGCCCAGCTACCAGAGCGTTGAATGGCTCGCGACCGTCATCTTCGACATCCTCCTGTTGCCGTGGCGCCAACGTCACGGTTGCCAGTTTCTTCGCACAGCGTAATTATCGGCGTTGGTATAGTCATCGTGTGTTATGCAGTGTCGGTTTTGGTCGGCTGGCCGCAGCACGCCACGACCTTAATCGTCAACGAAATGCACGCCGCTGCGGCATCAGCAGCGCAGCCCGATGCTAAAATCAATGTCGCGGGAACCAAGGCTGCGGCCCACGATCAACAAGCGGAACTCACACCGCCACCGCTTTACACGGTCCTCCCCTTCGTGCTCATGTTGGCGGCCATTGCCATCCTCCCGCTTTTGCGCGGAGCCAAACATTGGTGGGAAAGCAATCTCCACCGCTTTTACGTGGCCGGCGGTTTGGCCGCCCTTACCGTGTTGTATTACGCGCTGGCACATCAATATCCCATCATCGGCCACTTTCCCGCTCAGCACGTGGCGCCTTTTGTCCCCGACGAATCATTCCACATAGGCACCGTCAGCAATCTGCTAGCCAATGCGATATTGAACGAATACGTCCCGTTCATGGTCCTGTTGACAAGTCTGTACACTATCAGCGGCGGCATTCGCATCGAGGGCGATCTGCCAGCTCACCCATTCACCAATACGGTCTTTTTGGCGATCGGGGCACTGTTGGCCAGTTTCATCGGCACCACGGGCGCGGCAATGGTCCTTATCCGCCCGTTACTGGAAACAAATCGAGAGCGCAAGCATGTCACGCACACCGTGGTGCTGTTCACGTTCATCGTTTGCAACTGCGGGGGTTGTTTGTTGCCCCTGGGCGATCCACCCCTGTTCCTCGGATACTTGCAAGGCGTGCCGTTTTTGTGGACCCTCACGCTGTGGAAAGAGTGGCTCTTCATCAATGGGTGCCTCTTGGCCAT
This region includes:
- a CDS encoding branched-chain amino acid ABC transporter permease, with protein sequence APLVSAIGVSFIFQNIGLLWKGPADLSVPNLISQRNLLGDSAITFTPSDAVLLVVVAAIMAALTVLVKFTRLGKSMRAVSQDPVAAQLMGIHVERVIGGTFLIGGALAGFAAVIYAMYIGTIGFQIGYVNGLYAFTAAVLGGIGNIPGAVLGGLVLGMVRSLGSAYVEERWTAAIIFGILIVILIFRPSGLLGERTREKV
- a CDS encoding branched-chain amino acid ABC transporter permease produces the protein MALTQKQPARSFWRWNLFPLALLALFPVACSLARSIFPNWLGPTFGNSLGDQLSTLFIFAILALGLNVAVGYTGLLQLGIAAFFGIGVYITGILRVPSYPFQVPFTLALVLSAVGAGLCGLILGAPTLRLRGDYLALVTLGFGEVVKVTLRNLEEITAGTKGLNPIPPPHMPQWLATGVGWLGIENSWETDYRLFYFLTLAILALMIVLLTNLEHSRLGRSWIAIREDELAAACMGINAPRAKLASFAVSASLAGLAGCLYATKLTTTADPNSYDFNRSIIMLCCVILGGLGSVRGVLLGVFLLLGFDNILSPQINSCLQSWMQGTSGGKLSPLAERLLSFSNWRLMIFGFALVAMMRFRPEGLWPSVRVQRELHNQ
- a CDS encoding ABC transporter ATP-binding protein, giving the protein MTNSQPLLNIRNLTMRFGGLTAVSKVDLQIEPGKVFSVIGPNGAGKTTVFNAITGIYQPTAGTILFDGRRLQRPVNWRLFVACALVGMITALAAVAVSANIDDLWHATIKRNYDFASKQFHVTKAWSDLWSYLDGALAVEPQPRGRWAVVTTNGEPLLGATANQSGRAAAEQQCQQLQQLVACGKPIEPAMHGDRWAIMSAAGDQVLADYASPTTASRIAAAIYAVRDEQADRHRTEWVTFIVGLFLGIAGTCVVWSRARRTPDVIALAGIARTFQNIRLFSNMTVLENVMIGLDRSQSRNPFRMMLRTPGIRREEAALRQTARGALKFVELDAKSNTLANSLAYGDQRRLEIARALATQPKLLLLDEPAAGMNPAETSELMQLIRRIRAAGITVLLIEHHMNVVMGISDRIAVLNYGQKIAEGPPEVVRNNPQVVEAYLGKEHE
- a CDS encoding ABC transporter ATP-binding protein produces the protein MTALLSINNADAGYGSIEVLKNVSLEVRAGEIVTIIGANGAGKTTTLMCISGVNRLRSGNVVFQGREIHHLPPHEIVRLGLCQSPEGRKIFPRLTVLENLELGAIARHDHADIRRDLDRVYGLFPILRERAKQAGGTLSGGEQQMLAVARALMGRPKLLLLDEPSLGLAPLIVAKIFEVIRQLNQEGIAVLLVEQNARMALKLAHRGYVLETGRITTSAPAAELLNDQRVKDAYLGE
- a CDS encoding protein kinase gives rise to the protein MKLTFAQQSSMGPRPNNEDWVGHWEPENEEDRITRGTVLALADGVGGHGDGEQASQLAVEVALRRFLEVKPETPARQVLWKMITAANVAVYDRGMTNRGVGRMATTLTVSIFRHDELTIGHVGDCRVYLIQNGRIEQVTADHNYAASQVKMGLLSPLEAATSEMRCVLTRSIGKEPTVQVDFYTRTVNRGDYLVQCSDGLYACITDDEILEIVTHATPEEACKQLIELAERRKTSDNLSVQVAVIDSVTQVRYYRGLPVYDEPPPAMTETELGQVLDDRFELQSVISRSGMASIFKALDRQTGEIVAVKVPFMQFESDPAFFSRFQREEEIGKMLQHPNILRMIPVDGKKSRPYIAMELLEGKTLRQVMRSYGVMPVADALKITSQICDALAYMHDKGIVHRDLKPENIMLLKGGGLRIMDFGIAKAEGLRRLTFAGFSPSMGTPDYMAPEQVKGKRGDARTDIYALGAMLYEMVTGSPPFDGANPYLIMNARLGGDPIAPRKRNKELSPHLEEIILHAMEQDPDKRYASAAEMKADLDAPDNVPLTGRHERLRPPVVWKTKWRTARMIIFFALVPVVVFGLMYLLYNHPWMKH